GGTAGAGAAATATTACATAAACACGGACGGAGCCGAAATTTCTTCAAGAGTTCCACGCCTTTCCATTTATTACCTCATAACTGTTGGGAAGGGCAATGAAACGGAACAGATGAACAGGGATTTTGGCAACGCCGGCGGGTGGGAATTTGTGGACAGATGGAAAGTTGGCGATGTACTGACAGGGGACATAACCTTTCTTAAAAAACTGATCAGGGAAGGAAAAAAACCGCCGGAAGGCGCTCTCGATATTGTAGCCGGCCCGTATATAACGGGGCTCATTGCCCACGAATCGTGCGGTCATCCATTTGAGGCAGACCGTATTTTGGGGAGAGAGGCCGCTCAGGCAGGAAAATCTTTTGTAAAAGAGGAGATGCTGGGAAACAAAATTGGAAATAAATGCATATCTGTAATAGATGGCCCGACAGTGCCAAATAGCTACGGTTATTACAAATATGACGACGAGGGTGTAAAAGCGAGAAAGAGGTACCTAATAAAAGACGGGATGGTAAATGAGTTTCTTCATAATAGGGAGACCGCATTTTTTACTGGAAAGAAAAGCAACGCCGCCGCCAGGTCGTCGAGATACGACCGGGAGCCGATAGTGAGAATGGCGAATACCTATATCGAGCCGGGAGATTTTTCACTGGAAGAATTGGTAGAGGATGTAAAAAAAGGGGTGTATATGGCAACTTTTATGGAGTGGAATATAGATGACAGGAGATACAACCAGAAATATGTCGGCGAAGAAGCGTATTGCATAGACAAAGGAGAGATTGCGCATGTGGTGAAACATCCTACCCTTGAGATAACCACCCCGTCATTCTACCAATCTGCAGATGCGGTTGGAAAGGAACTTGAATTTTATCCAGCAACGTGCGGAAAAGGTGAGCCCATGCAGCCCGTGCCAGTATTCACAGGAGGAGCTGCCGTAAGATTGAGAAACGTGAGGGTGAGATGATGATTTGTTATGCGGTTGAGATGGCAAAAAAAGCCGGTATGGATGATGCCGTTGCCAAACTTGTTTCCAGAAAAGAAAAACAAATTAAATTCCACAAAAGCGAGATAAGCACGATAAAGGAATGGGAAGAAATCACGCTGGAAATGTTTATGGCAAAAGGTAAGAAAAATTTTATGCTTGTTTTTGAAAATCCCGACAGAAAAAGGGTCGGAAAAGCAATACGTGATGGAGAAGGCATTATAAAATTGCTGTCACCGAAAGAACGGTATCACGGGCTAGGGGAAAATGAGAAAAAATACGTTGATAAAAAGAAATACGATGAAAATATTGATGACGAAAGAAAAATTTTATCCCTTGCAAATAAAACGATTGACGACGCACTTAAGCATGCTGAGGAGGTGGCAGGCATTATTTATGCTGGAAAAGAAACTATCAACATATGCTCGTCCCGCGGCATAAACGAAAACGATAAAAATAGCTGGATAACTCTTTCGACGAGAGCATTTTCATCTGATAAGGCATCAG
This is a stretch of genomic DNA from Candidatus Thermoplasmatota archaeon. It encodes these proteins:
- a CDS encoding TldD/PmbA family protein: MIDEGLAEYGLKIAGRADYAEVRMESVKGNSITLSNGVVEGSEFSEKNGLSVRVLVNGAMGFYATNIVNRQEIKKAVDKAIELASLQKRKEKIGLSDETAVHGKWGVNEKKKFPDFDEKIDYLRSLDSIAKDDTLSRLFFYGEERVEKYYINTDGAEISSRVPRLSIYYLITVGKGNETEQMNRDFGNAGGWEFVDRWKVGDVLTGDITFLKKLIREGKKPPEGALDIVAGPYITGLIAHESCGHPFEADRILGREAAQAGKSFVKEEMLGNKIGNKCISVIDGPTVPNSYGYYKYDDEGVKARKRYLIKDGMVNEFLHNRETAFFTGKKSNAAARSSRYDREPIVRMANTYIEPGDFSLEELVEDVKKGVYMATFMEWNIDDRRYNQKYVGEEAYCIDKGEIAHVVKHPTLEITTPSFYQSADAVGKELEFYPATCGKGEPMQPVPVFTGGAAVRLRNVRVR